The sequence below is a genomic window from Streptosporangium lutulentum.
CGTCCGCGGACGCCACCGTGGCCGGCGTCGCACCGGCGGGACGGGTGCGGGTCCCCTCCTCCGGAGGGCCCGTCTCCTTCGCCGACGAGGTCGCCGCGCTGACGCCGAAGGTCTACGACCTCTCCGAGTTCCTGATCGACGTCCTCGGCGTCACCGACGTCGGCGCCTACTTCCCGCACCGGGTGACCTACCACCCGACCTGTCACTCCCTGCGGGGCCTCCACCTGGGAGACCGTCCCACCCGCCTGCTCGAACAGGTCAGGGGCCTGGAACTGGTCCCGCTCCCCGGGGCCGACGAATGCTGCGGGTTCGGCGGCACCTTCGCGGTGAAGAACCCGGCGATCTCCGCGGCCATGTGCGGCGACAAGGTGCACAACGTCGTCAGCACCCGTGCGGAGGTGCTGTGCGCCGCCGACAACTCCTGCCTGATGCACATCGGAGGCACCCTCAAGCGGCAGCGCACCGGGGTCCGGATCATGCATCTCGCCGAGATCCTCGCCGCCACGGAGGTCACCCGATGATCGACGCCACACGAGTGCCCGCGACGTCCGGGCACCGCGCTCCTCACGACCGCGAAGCGCCGTCGTCCGGGGAAGGGGCCGTGCGATGAGCGGGGGCAACAACACATTCCTCGGCATGCCCGCGTTTCCCGAGAACGCCGCGGCGGCCGTACAGAACTCGCAGCTCAGGTTCAACCTCCGCAAGGCCACGCACACGATCCGCGGCAAGCGGGCCGGCGTGGTCGCCGAGTTGCCCGACTGGATGGAGCTCCGCCAGGCGGGCAAGGAGATCAAGGACCACACCCTGCGCAACCTGGAGCGCTACCTCCTCCAGCTGGAGGAGGCCGTCACCGAGGCGGGCGGCCACGTTCACTGGGCGGCCGACGCGGATGAGGCCAACCGGATCGTCGCCGATCTGGTCAAGGCCACCGGCGAGACCAGCGTGGTCAAGGTCAAGTCGATCGCGACCCAGGAGATCGGCCTCAACGAGGCCCTCCAGGCGGAGGGCATCACCGCCTACGAAACCGACCTGGCCGAGCTGATCGTGCAGCTCGGCGACGACTGGCCCTCGCACATCCTGGTTCCGGCGATCCACCGGAACCGTTCGGAGATCCGCGAGATCTTCCAGGACAAGATGGCCGACTGGGGTCGCGCGGCACCCGAGGGGCTGACCGACGAGCCCAGCGCACTCGCCGAGGCGGCCCGGCTCCACCTGCGAGAGCGCTTCCTGTCGACCAAGGTCGCGGTCTCCGGCGCCAACTTCATGATCGCCGAGACCGGCACGCTGGTGATCCTGGAGTCCGAGGGCAACGGCCGGATGTGCCTCACCCTGCCCGAGACGCTGATCAGCGTGGTCGGCATCGAGAAGCTGCTGCCGAGCTGGCGGGACCTGGAGGTCTTCCTCCAGCTTCTGCCCAGGAGCTCCACCGGCGAGCGGATGAACCCCTACACCTCCGCCTGGACCGGCGCGGTCGAAGGCCAGGAGTTCCACCTCGTCCTGCTCGACAACGGCCGCACCCAGGTCCTGGCCGACGAGGTCGGCCGCCAGGCGCTGAGGTGCATCCGCTGTTCGGCCTGCCTGAACGTCTGCCCGGTCTACGAACGCGCGGGCGGCCACTCCTACGGTTCGGTCTACCCCGGCCCGATCGGTGCGATCCTCACCCCGCAGCTGCGGGGAATGAGCTCCGCGGTGGACGCGTCCCTGCCCTACGCCTCCACGCTCTGCGGCGCCTGCTTCGAGGTCTGCCCGGTGGCGATCGACATCCCGGAGGTCCTGGTCCACCTGCGGGGCAAGGCCCCCCACGCGCGTGCCGAACGCCTGGGCATGCGGGCCGCCGGATGGGTGCTCAACCGTCCGGGACGGCTGGGGCGCACCCAGCGCCTCGGTAGTCGTCTCCGTAGGTTCGTCCCCAAACGCCTCCCCGGACCGCTGTCCGGCTGGACCAACACCCGCGACATCCCCGACATCCCCGCCGAGTCCTTCCGCGACTGGTGGAACCGTACCGATGGAGGCGCCCGATGAGCGGCGGAGCAGCCGGACCCCAGCCCGGCCTCGAACCCCCGGCGGAGGCACGGGGGCGGGACTCGCGAGATCACCGGGGACCCCAGGCGAGCGCGAGAAGCAGGGAGCTGATCCTGTCGAGGATCCGCGCGGCCGTGGCCGGAGCCCCCGACGTCGAGATCACCCGGGCCTACCGTACGTCGTCGGACCTGGCCGGGGTGGTGGAGCTGTTCGCCGAGAGGGTGGCCGACTACCGGGCCGTGGTGCACGTGGCGGACCCCGGCGAGGTGGCGGGAGTGATCACGTCCGCGCTGGAGCGGCGGGCGGTCACCCGGGTGGTGGTGCCGGACGGGCTGCCCGCCGAATGGGCGGCGGGGGTGGAGGCGGCTCGCGTGGCGGAGGCCGTGCGGTCCGGCTCCGGAGCGGGGGCCGTGCGGTCCGTGCGGGACGAGCCCGCGCTGAGCGCGGCGGAGCTCGACGCGGTCGACGGGGTGATCACCGGGTGCGCGGTGGGGATCGCCGAGACCGGCACGATCGTGCTGGACGCGGGAGCGGCCCAGGGGCGGCGGGCGCTGACCCTGGTGCCGGACTACCACCTGTGCGTGGTGCGGGTAGGGCAGATCGTGGCGGGTGTGCCCGAGGCCGTCGCCCGGCTCGACCCCGTCAGGCCGCTGACCTGGATCAGCGGTCCCTCGGCGACCAGCGACATCGAGCTGAACCGCGTCGAGGGCGTGCACGGTCCGCGCACGCTCGAGGTCGTGATCGTCCGCTGAGAGGCGGGCGAGTGAGAACGCCCGGCCTGAGGTCGCGCTCGGGCCGGGCCCGTCAGAGCCTTTTCCTCCCGATGCCCCATCCGAGCGCCGCCGCCTTTCCCGCATTCCCGAACGTTCCGTCCGGCGGCGACCGGAGGGCGTCGATCACCGTGTCCGGCGCCTCCCCGTTCGACGGCCGTCATCCCTTTCACACTCGAACGGGCGAACATCCAGGTTCCGCAGCACATTTCGTGTGACGAACCCGACATCACCCCATTCCGCGACAAGGTAAGCGCATGACCGCCTTCGCCCCCGATCTGTCCGTCACGACCGAACGGCTCGTGCTCCGCCGCTTCGCCCCCGGCGACGAGAGCCGCATCCGTGAGGTGGTGGGGGCGCGGGTCCGGTTCCTTCCGCCCAACGCTCCCGGCCACCGGTCCGGCATCTCCCAGTGGCTCGCCCACGGGGTGCACGAGCTGCACCGCTCGGGCCAGGGCGTGCACCTGGCGATGGAGGCCGAAGGGCTCATCGTGGGCGCGGTCAGCCTGTACAAGACCCTTTGGGGCGCGGGAACCACCGAGGTGGGGTACGGCGTGCACCCGCTGCACCGGGGCCGGGGATATGCCCCCGAGGCCGTGCGCGGTCTGGCGGCCCGGGTGTTCGCGACCACCACCCTGCACAGGATCGAGCTGCGCGCCAACCTGGACAACACCGCCTCCCTCCGGGTCGCGGAGAAGGCCGGGTTCGTCAGGGAGGGGGTGCTGCGCGCCGCCGGGACGAACGCCGACGGCCCGTGCGACCTTGTGGTGTTCGGCCTGCTCAGAACCGATCGGGCCTGACGGATGACCGATCGCGGCGCGGGGGAGGAGAATCCCCGGTGTCCGGGTGGGTCCCGGGCGCCACGCGGAGCCGGTCGTGCTGGACGTCTACGGCGAGCGCGGATACCGTGCCGGAGGCGCGTGGGCCCACGTCTTCGGGTCGGCCGTCCACCCCGGCGCCCGCGGTCGATTTGATCTTCTTTGCCCATCGTGCTCGTATATGACCAGGGAAAGTTTATTGATCCGTTACCTGTTCATGGCGCGACGTTATCGGATATCCTCGCGACTCGCGATCGCATAATCCCAGGTCAAGGTCATTGGAGTCCTGTTCTCTATGAAACCGCCTCTGCTGCTCATCGAGCAGGGCTCGCACTATGACAACGGATCAGCTGAATTCGGTAGATTCATTCACCGCCTTCGCTGTCGCCTGGATCAGACGGCGGCCGATGTGTCCGGCGGATACATCGCCAGAGCCAGGCCCCGTCTCAGCGACTCGGTCTCCTCTCTGATCGCGCGCGGGCACCACCGGATGGTGACGTTGCCGATGAGCCTCACGGGAGACGCGTGGCTGGGCGCCGACATCCCCTCCGCGATGGCCCGTGAGCAGGAGAGACATCCCATGCTCACCTGCGACCACGGTCGTCCGCTGGGTTCGGATCCCCGCATCCTGTCGCTGCTCGCCGAGCGTCTGGCCGACGCCGCGGCCGAGGTGGCCAGTCTCCGGCTGGTCCCGGCGGCGGCGGGGCCGCTCGACGAGGAGCCCGAGCACATCGACATCGGCGAGACCGCCGTGGTCCTGGTCGGCGACGGCTCCACCGACCCGGCCACCAACGCCGACGTGCACCGCGTCTCCCGCCTGTTCTGGGAGACCCACGCCCACGAGTACATGACCGTGGAGACCGCCTTCATCTCCCTCACCCCGCCCGGCGTCCCCGGGGGCATCGAGCGCTGCCGCCGCCTCGGCGCCAAGCGCGTGATCCTCGTGCCCTACCTGCTGTTCGCCGGTGGCCTGCTGGATCGCGTCTGGGCCCAGGCCATGGCCTACTCCGCGGGCCACTCCGACCTGGACGTCCGCTGCGCCGACGTCATCGGCGACTGCGAAGGGCTGGCCGACGTGGTCATCGAACGCTACGAGGAGGCGCTCAGTGGCATCGCCTGGTGACCTTTTCGTCCAATCCCCTGGAATCCGGTTTCCAGGGGACACTGGACCGCATGACCATCCTTGAGCAGACCATTGCCGCGATCCGGCCGGCCGATCCGGTGGCCGTCGCAGAGGCACGTGCCCACCAGGACCGTCTGACCAAACCCCGAGGCGCGCTGGGCGCGCTGGAGGAGGTGGCGGTACGGCTGGCCGGAGCCGCGGCCGTCAGCCCGCCGCCGCTTCCCGCTCCGGCGGCCTTGGCGATCTTCGCGGCCGACCACGGCGTCCACGCTCAGGGGGTGAGCCCGTGGCCGCAGGAGGTCACCCTCCAGATGGTCGGCAACTTCCTCGCGGGCGGCGCCGTGGCCAACGCCTTCGCGACACAGGTCGGCGCCTCGGTGACGGTCGTGGACGTCGGGGTGGCCGCCGACCTCGATCCGGCGCCCGGCCTGAGGATCAGCAAGGTCGCGTACGGCACGGCCGACCTGTCCCAGGGGCCGGCGATGACCGCCGAGCAGGTGACCGCGGCCCTGGAGGCCGGGGTGGTCGTGGCTCGCGAGCTCGTGGAGCAGGGGGCCCGCTGCCTGATCACCGGAGACATGGGCATCGCCAACACCACGGCCTCCGCCGCCCTGATCTGCGCGTTCACCGGGCAGGACGCGGCCGTCGCGACGGGCAGGGGGACCGGCGTCGACGACGAGACGCTGGAGCGCAAGGTCGAGGTGGTCCGGCGGGCTCTCCTCGCGAACGGCCTGACGGGCGGACCGGACGGCGCCGCCTCCCCGGGGGCGCAGACGGCCCATGCAGCACAAATGCCGCAAATGGTACATATAGAGCAAAAAGAATATAAAGAACAGTCAGCTCAAATAGAGCAAACGGCGCAGGCAGCATCGGCCATGAAGACGCTGGCCGCGGTCGGCGGCCTGGAGCACGCGGCGATCGCGGGCTTCATCCTGGGCGGCGCGGCCGCCGGGGTGCCGGTCATCCTGGACGGCGTCATCGCGGGCTCGGCGGCGCTGGCGGCGGCGGCGCTGGCCCCCGCAGTCGTGGACCACTGCGTGGCCGGACACCGTTCCGCGGAGCCGGGCCACGCCGTCGCGCTGAGCCACCTGGGCCTGCGTCCCCTGGTCGAGCTGGAACTCCGGCTCGGCGAGGGCACCGGCGGCCTGCTCGCTTACCCGCTTGTTTGCGCGGCTGTCAGGGTCATGCACGAGGTGGCGACCTTCGATTCGGCCGGTGTCAGCGACAAGGAGGCCTGACCTGCGAAATGCTGGGGGCGTGCCGGTGAATGATGCTCCGCCGCTTCTTTACCTCCGTTAACGCGGAGGCAGCAAAGAAGGAGCCATTAGCCGGTAGGTTTACCTATTAACATGCCATGCTTCACGGTTCATCGCGAACGGGAGATTTGTCACCATGTCGCCCTACCTGCTCGGTTTGCGCCTATCCGGGCGGCGGGTGCTCGTCATCGGTGGTGGACGCGTCGCCCAGCGGCGGGTTCCGGCGCTGCTGGAAGCGGGCGCCCTGGTCACCGTCATCTCGACGAGTGTCACGCACGCTCTCGACGATCTCATCGCCACCGGCCGCGTGGTCTGGGAGGCCCGGCCGTATCAGGTCGGTGACCTGGACGGGGCCTGGCTGGTCCATGCCTGTACCGACGACCGCGCGGTGAACACCGCGGTGGCCGCCGAGGCCGAGGCCAAGCGGATCTGGTGCGTGCGCGCCGACGACAAGGACGCGTCGGCCGCCTGGACCCCCGCCAGCGGCAAAGTGGACGAGATCGGCGTGGCGGTCACCGCGGGCGGCGACCCCCGGCGGGCGGCCGGGATCAGGGACGCCGTCGTGGAGGCGCTCCGCGACGGTACGGTCGACGCCCGGCGCAACCGCACCAAGCCCGTCGGCGTCGCCCTGGTCGGCGGCGGGCCCGGCGATCCCGGACTGATCACGGTCCGGGGGCGGCAACTGCTCGCCCAGGCGGACGTGGTCGTCGCCGACCGGCTCGCCCCGCAGGCCCTGCTCGACGAGCTGTCCCCGGACGTCGAGCTGATCGACGCCGCGAAGATCCCCTACGGCCGTTACATGGCCCAGGAGAAGATCAACGAGCTGCTGATCCAGCACGCCAAGCAGGGCAAGTTCGTGGTCCGGCTCAAGGGCGGCGACCCGTTCGTCTTCGGGCGGGGCGGCGAGGAGATGCTCGCCTGTGCCCGAGAGGGCATTCCGGTCATCGTGGTCCCCGGAATCACCAGCCCGGTCGCGGTGCCCGCCGCGGCCAACGTACCGGTGACGCACCGCGGCGTGAGCCAGGAGTTCCATGTGATCTCCGTGCACGTTCCGCCGGGTGACGAGAAATCCACCGTCGACTGGCCGAATCTGGCAAGATCCGCTGGGACCCTGGTGCTCATGATGGCCGTTGAGCGAATCGGCGCAATCGCCGAAACGCTCATCCGAGACGGACGTTCGCCAGAAACTCCCGTAATGGTGGTACAGGACGGTACTCTTCCCACCCAGCGAGCTCTTTACGCCACGCTCTCCACCGTGGCGGAGCGCGTGACCGCGGCTGGGATTCGGCCACCTGCGATCGTGATCGTCGGCGATGTCGTGAAGGTCGGCCAGGAGGTCGAGATGGTTCGAGCGGAGCGCGTACCGTGAAATCGGCTGCCAACAGGCCCCCTCACAGGGGTGGGCGTGACGACCACCGCGCCGGCACCCCCCCGGAGCCGCCCGGCGACACCTCGCCGTACGACGACGAGTCCCCCGGAGAGCGAACGGTCACCTTCGGCGCCATCCGTCCCGACGATGACGCGGCCTCCGTCCAGGCCCGCGACTCGGCTCCCAGCGGGAAAGAAACCGGTGGTGCCGCACCGTCGTCCTCGGATGATGCGTTCGCTGCTTTCCGTGCTGCGGCGGCTGCGGCTGAGGCCACCATCGCCTCGTTGACCGCGGGTAAGGACGTCTCGCGGGGGGAGGGCGCGAATGCGCCGGTCTCCGGTGCCGGGGCCTCGCCGGCGGGCGGCGGCGCGCCGTCCGCGCCTCCGGGTGTCTCCCGTGCGGACGTTCCTCCCAGGGAGGTCTCTCGTACGGTCGCCTCCCGCGCGGACGCTCCTCCCACGGGTGTTCCCCGCGCGGACGCCTCCCGTGCGGACCGAGGCGGCGTCTCGTCGCCTTCGGATGACGCGTTCGCTGCTTTCCGTGCTGCGGCGGCTGCGGCTGAGGCCACCATCGCCTCGTTGACCGCGGGCAAGGACGTCTCGCGGGGGGAGGGCGCGAATGCGCCGGTCTCCGGTGCCGGGGCCTCGCCGGCGGGCGGCGGCGCGCCGTCCGCGCCTCCGGGTGTCTCCCGTGCGGACGTTCCTCCCAGGGAGGTCTCTCGTACGGTCGCCTCCCGCGCGGACGCTCCTCCCTCGGATGCTTTCCGGACGGATGCTCCTCCCTCGGATGCTTTCCGAGCGGACGCTCCTCCCGCGGATGCCCCTCCTGCGGACGTTCCTCCCGCAGGCGTTTCCCGCGCGGATGCCCCTCCTGCGGGCGTTTCCCGCGCGGGTGCCTTCACCGCCGACGCTTTCCGTACGAACGGCGGCGTCACCCCCTCACGAACCTCTTCCACGGCGGAGAGCGCCGAGCGGACACCCCCGGCGGAGGCCGGGGAGAGGAGCCCCGGTGGGAATGCCGGTGCCCCGTCTCCGGATGCCCCCGTCAGAGCGGACGTGGACGCGCCTCCTCTCCGCGCGAGCAAGGCGGACGCGAGCGAAGACGGACCCGAGGCGGATGCGGAGCCGGACGTGGCGGGCATCGGCCCGGACTCCTCCGGTACGGACATGGGCCCGGACGTCGTCGTCCTCGACTCCGAGACCGACTTCGACGCCGAATCCAGTTCGAGCTCTGCTTCCGACTCCGACGCTTCCGATCCCGACCCCGACCCCGGCTCCAGGGATGAGACCGACGCTTCCGACCTCGGCTCTTCCGAGACCGATGCTTCCGGCCTCGACCTCGACTCCGAGGACGAGCCTGACGCTTCCGGCCTCGACCTCGGCTCCGAGGATGAGACCGACCCCGGCCTCGGCTCCGACCCCGGCCTCGGCTCCGAGGCGGGTCCCGGTTTTGAGGACGGCGACGAGACCGACGAAGAGACCGACGGTGCGGCCGAGGGCGACGAGGAAGGAGCGGAGGAGGCGAAGGGCGACCGGGTGCGGGAGATCCCGCTGCCGGACGTCGTCTCCGAAGCCCTGACCAACGCGCTCACCGCCCTGCGCGGCAGCGTCACCGATCTCCGTTTCAACCTGGACCTCCCGGGTGCCGAGGAGGCCAGGCGGACCCAGAGCGAGATCCTGGCCCAGCTCGACGACTACGTCATTCCTCGGGTCCACATGAGCACGGCCCCGGCGCTCGTCGTCATCGCGGGCTCGACCGGAGCGGGCAAATCCACACTTCTCAACACCCTGGCCAATGCCAAGGTCAGCGCCACCGGCGTGCGCCGCCCCACCACCGGCACGCCGGTTCTCGCCTGCCACCCCGACGACCACGAGTGGTTCGCCGAGGGCGACCTGCTCGGCAGTCTGCGGAGGCAGAGCGAGCCCGACTCCGAGGCGGCTCCCGGCAGCCTCGTGCTCGTCTCCACGGAGCGCCTCCCCCCGGGGGTGGCGTTACTCGACACCCCGGACATCGACTCGGTCGTCGAGGAGCACCACGAGATCGCTCACCGCATGCTCGACGCGGCCGACCTGTGGATCTTCGTCACGACCGCGGCCCGCTACGCCGACGCGCCGGCCTGGCGCCTGCTCCGCCTGGCCAAGGAGCGCGGGGCGCGGATGGCCATCGTGCTCTCCCGGGTGTCGCCCCTGTCCCGCGAGGTGGTCACCAAACACTTCGTCAGGATGCTGACCGAGTACGGCCTCGGTGAGGTCGACCGGTTCGTCATCAACGAGGGCAGGACCACCGACGGAATGCTTCCCGACCACGAGGTCACCGAGCTCCGGCTCTGGCTGACCGAGCTGTCGGTCGACGACCGGCGGCGGGCGCAGGCCGTACAGACGACCCTGACCGGAGCGTTGAACAGCTTCCGCACCCGTATCCCCGCGCTGGCCAGGCAACTGGAGGCCCAGGTCGCCTTCAGGAGCGATCTCCGTACCGACGTGGACGCCGCGTACATCCACGCGCTGGCCGAGATCGAGGAGGCCACCAGGAACGGCTCTCTGCTCCGCGGAGAGGTGCTCGCCCGGTGGCAGGACTTCGCCGGGTCGGGCGATCTCATGCGGACTCTGCACCTGCGCAAGCCCGGTCGCCTCACGGGGAAGGCGACCCAGCAGGCCCCCGAGCGGCTCAGCGCGCTCAAGTCCGCGCTGCGGGCGGGGCTGGAGTCGGTTGTCGTATCGGCGGCGCAGCGGGCCGCGGAGGAGACCGCCGCTCGCTGGCTGCACCGCCAGGAAGCGGGGGAGAAGGCCCTGATCGCCACCCCGGGCCTCGGCCGCGCCTCCGACGATCTCCTGCGCAAGGTCGGCCGGGTCATCGGCGCCTGGCAGGACCACATCACCGAACTGATCCGGACCGAGGGCGTGACCAAGCGGTCGGTCGCCAGAGTGGTCTCGTTCGATGTCGAGTCCCTGGCGCTGATCCTGACCGTCGAGCTGTTCGGCAACGGGTCAGCCGAGGCCGGGGGCATCGCCGGGGCGTTACCGCAGCGGCTGGTGCACGCGTTGCTCGGTGCCGAGTCGTTACGCAACATCGGCGTCAAGGCCCGAAGCGATCTCCGCGCCCGGATCGGCATGCTGTTCGACGACGAGACGTCGCGCTATGTCCAGGCCCTTGACGGGGCGGGCGTGCCGGACGAATCCGCTGCCACCCGCCTCTACCAGGCAACGTACAACCTCGAGGTCGCCCGATGAGTGTTGGCACCACCCAGACACGCCAAGGTCTCGCCGGCCGGCTCGCCGCGCTGGCACGGATCGTGGAACTGGGACCGGGCAAGGTCGAGCCCAAGCTTCTCGCCGACTCGGGGCAACTGCTGCTGCGTGCCGGTGACAGGCTCAAGCTTTCCTCCGACCACACCGTGGTCGCGCTCGCCGGAGGCACGGGAAGCGGTAAGTCGACGCTGTTCAACTCGGTCTCAGGGCTGGAGCTGTCACCGACGGGCGTGCGCCGCCCGACCACGGCCCGTACGCACGCCTGCGTCTGGGGTTTGGAGGGCGCGGGCCCGCTGCTCGACTGGCTGCAGATCCAGTGGCGGCACCGCTTCGCCAGGGCCAGCGCCCTCGACAGGGGCGAG
It includes:
- a CDS encoding nicotinate-nucleotide--dimethylbenzimidazole phosphoribosyltransferase, with product MTILEQTIAAIRPADPVAVAEARAHQDRLTKPRGALGALEEVAVRLAGAAAVSPPPLPAPAALAIFAADHGVHAQGVSPWPQEVTLQMVGNFLAGGAVANAFATQVGASVTVVDVGVAADLDPAPGLRISKVAYGTADLSQGPAMTAEQVTAALEAGVVVARELVEQGARCLITGDMGIANTTASAALICAFTGQDAAVATGRGTGVDDETLERKVEVVRRALLANGLTGGPDGAASPGAQTAHAAQMPQMVHIEQKEYKEQSAQIEQTAQAASAMKTLAAVGGLEHAAIAGFILGGAAAGVPVILDGVIAGSAALAAAALAPAVVDHCVAGHRSAEPGHAVALSHLGLRPLVELELRLGEGTGGLLAYPLVCAAVRVMHEVATFDSAGVSDKEA
- a CDS encoding lactate utilization protein B; this encodes MSGGNNTFLGMPAFPENAAAAVQNSQLRFNLRKATHTIRGKRAGVVAELPDWMELRQAGKEIKDHTLRNLERYLLQLEEAVTEAGGHVHWAADADEANRIVADLVKATGETSVVKVKSIATQEIGLNEALQAEGITAYETDLAELIVQLGDDWPSHILVPAIHRNRSEIREIFQDKMADWGRAAPEGLTDEPSALAEAARLHLRERFLSTKVAVSGANFMIAETGTLVILESEGNGRMCLTLPETLISVVGIEKLLPSWRDLEVFLQLLPRSSTGERMNPYTSAWTGAVEGQEFHLVLLDNGRTQVLADEVGRQALRCIRCSACLNVCPVYERAGGHSYGSVYPGPIGAILTPQLRGMSSAVDASLPYASTLCGACFEVCPVAIDIPEVLVHLRGKAPHARAERLGMRAAGWVLNRPGRLGRTQRLGSRLRRFVPKRLPGPLSGWTNTRDIPDIPAESFRDWWNRTDGGAR
- a CDS encoding sirohydrochlorin chelatase, encoding MKPPLLLIEQGSHYDNGSAEFGRFIHRLRCRLDQTAADVSGGYIARARPRLSDSVSSLIARGHHRMVTLPMSLTGDAWLGADIPSAMAREQERHPMLTCDHGRPLGSDPRILSLLAERLADAAAEVASLRLVPAAAGPLDEEPEHIDIGETAVVLVGDGSTDPATNADVHRVSRLFWETHAHEYMTVETAFISLTPPGVPGGIERCRRLGAKRVILVPYLLFAGGLLDRVWAQAMAYSAGHSDLDVRCADVIGDCEGLADVVIERYEEALSGIAW
- a CDS encoding LutC/YkgG family protein codes for the protein MSGGAAGPQPGLEPPAEARGRDSRDHRGPQASARSRELILSRIRAAVAGAPDVEITRAYRTSSDLAGVVELFAERVADYRAVVHVADPGEVAGVITSALERRAVTRVVVPDGLPAEWAAGVEAARVAEAVRSGSGAGAVRSVRDEPALSAAELDAVDGVITGCAVGIAETGTIVLDAGAAQGRRALTLVPDYHLCVVRVGQIVAGVPEAVARLDPVRPLTWISGPSATSDIELNRVEGVHGPRTLEVVIVR
- a CDS encoding dynamin family protein: MDAPPLRASKADASEDGPEADAEPDVAGIGPDSSGTDMGPDVVVLDSETDFDAESSSSSASDSDASDPDPDPGSRDETDASDLGSSETDASGLDLDSEDEPDASGLDLGSEDETDPGLGSDPGLGSEAGPGFEDGDETDEETDGAAEGDEEGAEEAKGDRVREIPLPDVVSEALTNALTALRGSVTDLRFNLDLPGAEEARRTQSEILAQLDDYVIPRVHMSTAPALVVIAGSTGAGKSTLLNTLANAKVSATGVRRPTTGTPVLACHPDDHEWFAEGDLLGSLRRQSEPDSEAAPGSLVLVSTERLPPGVALLDTPDIDSVVEEHHEIAHRMLDAADLWIFVTTAARYADAPAWRLLRLAKERGARMAIVLSRVSPLSREVVTKHFVRMLTEYGLGEVDRFVINEGRTTDGMLPDHEVTELRLWLTELSVDDRRRAQAVQTTLTGALNSFRTRIPALARQLEAQVAFRSDLRTDVDAAYIHALAEIEEATRNGSLLRGEVLARWQDFAGSGDLMRTLHLRKPGRLTGKATQQAPERLSALKSALRAGLESVVVSAAQRAAEETAARWLHRQEAGEKALIATPGLGRASDDLLRKVGRVIGAWQDHITELIRTEGVTKRSVARVVSFDVESLALILTVELFGNGSAEAGGIAGALPQRLVHALLGAESLRNIGVKARSDLRARIGMLFDDETSRYVQALDGAGVPDESAATRLYQATYNLEVAR
- a CDS encoding GNAT family N-acetyltransferase gives rise to the protein MTAFAPDLSVTTERLVLRRFAPGDESRIREVVGARVRFLPPNAPGHRSGISQWLAHGVHELHRSGQGVHLAMEAEGLIVGAVSLYKTLWGAGTTEVGYGVHPLHRGRGYAPEAVRGLAARVFATTTLHRIELRANLDNTASLRVAEKAGFVREGVLRAAGTNADGPCDLVVFGLLRTDRA
- a CDS encoding (Fe-S)-binding protein; translated protein: MRVALFITCVNDTLFPGTGQAVVTLLRRLGCDVEFPQAQTCCGQMHVNTGYPEEGRLLARHFVDVFAEYDAVVAPSGSCAAMVREQYPRLTRATAPAAVPAAGTSADATVAGVAPAGRVRVPSSGGPVSFADEVAALTPKVYDLSEFLIDVLGVTDVGAYFPHRVTYHPTCHSLRGLHLGDRPTRLLEQVRGLELVPLPGADECCGFGGTFAVKNPAISAAMCGDKVHNVVSTRAEVLCAADNSCLMHIGGTLKRQRTGVRIMHLAEILAATEVTR
- the cobA gene encoding uroporphyrinogen-III C-methyltransferase — translated: MSPYLLGLRLSGRRVLVIGGGRVAQRRVPALLEAGALVTVISTSVTHALDDLIATGRVVWEARPYQVGDLDGAWLVHACTDDRAVNTAVAAEAEAKRIWCVRADDKDASAAWTPASGKVDEIGVAVTAGGDPRRAAGIRDAVVEALRDGTVDARRNRTKPVGVALVGGGPGDPGLITVRGRQLLAQADVVVADRLAPQALLDELSPDVELIDAAKIPYGRYMAQEKINELLIQHAKQGKFVVRLKGGDPFVFGRGGEEMLACAREGIPVIVVPGITSPVAVPAAANVPVTHRGVSQEFHVISVHVPPGDEKSTVDWPNLARSAGTLVLMMAVERIGAIAETLIRDGRSPETPVMVVQDGTLPTQRALYATLSTVAERVTAAGIRPPAIVIVGDVVKVGQEVEMVRAERVP